In the Syngnathus scovelli strain Florida chromosome 8, RoL_Ssco_1.2, whole genome shotgun sequence genome, one interval contains:
- the LOC125973563 gene encoding activin receptor type-1C isoform X1 yields MTRPAEQILHTVWILLCVAQLTAGLKCVCQLCDSQVCETSGDGACWNSVMLVDGREETLKSCLSPSQMRGQVFCYSSPNVSKRNCCFSDFCNNETLRLQPERPLESGDSSRLQLVAVIVVPSCLLCIGVALGALLVQRQHCVYSRARKHEPEEALDEHMLMSPDKCLKDLIYDMSTSGSGSGLPLLVQRTIARTIVLQESIGKGRFGEVWRGKWRGEDVAVKIFSSRDERSWFREAEIYQTVMLRHDNILGFIAADNKDNGSWTQLWLVSEYHEHGSLFDYLNWYTVSVESMVVIALSVAGGLAHLHMEIVGTQGKPAIAHRDLKSKNVLVKKNGTAVIADLGLAVKHDSGTNSIDIPTNHRVGTKRYMSPEILDESINMSNFESFKRADIYALGLVFWELARRCSVRGAVISAIVTFNFSLSSINGKYFHAGLHEDFQLPYYDLVPSDPSVDDMRKVVCEQKLRPNIPNQWQSCEALRVIGKLMRECWYANPAARLTALRVKKTAAQLSTIRDVKE; encoded by the exons ATGACTCGACCCGCCGAGCAGATCCTTCACACGGTGTGGATTTTGCTGTGTGTGGCGCAGCTGACTGCag GTCTCAAATGCGTGTGCCAGCTGTGCGACAGCCAAGTATGCGAGACGTCGGGCGACGGCGCCTGCTGGAACTCGGTGATGCTGGTGGACGGCCGAGAGGAGACCCTCAAATCGTGTCTGTCgccgtcccagatgagaggtcaGGTCTTCTGCTATAGCTCCCCCAACGTCTCCAAGAGGAACTGCTGCTTCAGCGACTTCTGTAATAACGAGACGTTGCGCTTACAGCCCG AGAGGCCTTTGGAAAGCGGCGACAGCAGCCGGCTGCAGTTGGTCGCTGTGATCGTGGTGCCCTCTTGCCTGCTGTGCATTGGCGTCGCGCTGGGAGCGTTGCTGGTGCAGCGCCAGCACTGCGTCTACAGCCGGGCGCGCAAACACGAGCCggaggaagcccttgatgaacacaTGCTCATGTCTCCCGACAAATGTCTCAAAGACCTCATCTACGACATGAGCACCTCCGGCTCGGGATCAG GGCTTCCGCTGCTGGTGCAGCGAACAATAGCCCGGACCATCGTTCTTCAGGAGAGCATCGGGAAAGGCCGCTTCGGTGAGGTTTGGAGAGGAAAGTGGCGAGGGGAAGACGTGGCTGTCAAGATCTTCTCCTCAAGGGACGAGAGGTCCTGGTTCCGCGAGGCCGAGATTTATCAGACAGTCATGCTCAGACATGACAACATCCTGGGCTTCATTGCGGCTGACAACAAAG ATAACGGCTCGTGGACACAACTGTGGTTGGTGTCGGAGTACCACGAGCACGGCTCGTTGTTCGATTACCTCAACTGGTACACCGTGTCGGTGGAGAGCATGGTAGTCATCGCTCTGTCTGTAGCTGGCGGTCTGGCTCATCTCCACATGGAGATCGTTGGCACACAGG GGAAGCCAGCCATCGCGCACAGAGACCTGAAGTCGAAAAACGTCTTGGTGAAGAAGAACGGCACGGCGGTCATCGCCGATTTGGGCTTGGCCGTAAAACACGACTCTGGCACCAACAGCATAGATATCCCCACCAACCATCGAGTTGGAACCAAGAG GTACATGTCTCCTGAAATCTTGGACGAGAGCATCAATATGAGCAACTTTGAGTCGTTCAAGCGGGCTGATATCTACGCGTTGGGTCTTGTGTTTTGGGAACTGGCCAGGAGATGTTCAGTCAGAGGTGCCGTGATTTCTGCCATTGTCACATTCAACTTTTCCTTGTCAAGCATCAATGGAAAATATTTTCACGCAGGACTTCACGAGGATTTCCAGCTGCCTTACTATGACCTGGTGCCTTCAGATCCGTCTGTGGACGACATGAGGAAGGTGGTGTGCGAGCAAAAACTGCGACCAAACATTCCAAATCAGTGGCAGAGTTGTGAG GCTCTGCGCGTGATAGGCAAGCTAATGAGGGAGTGCTGGTACGCCAACCCCGCCGCCCGCCTCACCGCCCTGCGCGTCAAGAAGACCGCCGCCCAGCTGTCGACCATCAGAGACGTCAAAGAGTAG
- the LOC125973553 gene encoding activin receptor type-1 isoform X2, translating into MTAGHMFLLIVILLVPPCTSLEAEGDIRRSQCLCDRSSCGGGDHCFGLRCFTSVSLLNGTQEFRKGCIVGSEEGKCSTPPTPELLVECCYGDLCNMNLSLQQHVKDAEASAGRPALREQECICEGAACQPHRRCAGQHCFSSLTVEDGGATIQQKGCLRDDDVGRATCAEPPSPARVVKCCQGHLCNMNVTLQAPGKEGVKPLAKEKHECVCEGSSCATGNRCMGSQCFSSLTVNGGSLMYQKGCFNVYEQSTMTCKTPPSRDQIVECCFGHLCNLNSTVQLPVKADELSNYSVTMLAVVIVAPILVLIILSAIAILVFRRIYHNQMERLTSRDAEYGTIDGLIASNVGESTLADLLDHSCTSGSGSGLPFLVQRTVARQITLNECVGKGRYGEVWRGYWQGESVAVKIFSSRDEKSWFRETEIYNTVLLRHENILGFIASDMTSRNSSTQLWLITHYHEMGSLYDYLQLSTLDACGCLRMALSIASGLAHLHVEIFGTQGKPAIAHRDLKSKNILVKINGQCCIADLGLAVMHFQDTNELDVGNNPKVGTKRYMAPEVLDDSIQMDCFESYKRVDIWALGLVLWEIARRTVSNGIVEDYKPPFHDVVPSDPSFEDMKKVVCVDQQRPNIPNRWFSDPTLISMAKLMKECWYQNPSARLTALRIKKTLTKINSSFDKMKIDI; encoded by the exons ATGACAGCCGGCCACATGTTTCTTTTGATTGTGATCCTTTTGGTCCCTCCCTGcacaagcttggaag CTGAAGGCGACATCAGGCGCTCGCAGTGCTTGTGCGACAGGTCGTCCTGCGGCGGAGGCGACCACTGTTTTGGCCTGCGGTGCTTCACCTCGGTGTCCTTGCTCAACGGGACTCAGGAGTTTCGGAAGGGATGCATTGTGGGTAGTGAAGAAGGAAAGTGCTCTACGCCGCCGACTCCCGAGTTGCTGGTGGAGTGCTGCTACGGAGATCTGTGCAACATGAACCTGTCTCTGCAGCAGCATGTTAAAG ACGCGGAAGCGTCCGCCGGCAGACCGGCCCTCCGGGAGCAGGAGTGCATATGCGAGGGCGCCGCCTGCCAGCCCcatcggcgctgcgccggccaaCATTGTTTCTCCTCGCTCACGGTGGAGGATGGCGGCGCCACCATCCAACAGAAGGGCTGCCTGAGGGACGACGACGTGGGCCGGGCCACCTGCGCCGAGCCGCCCTCGCCGGCCCGCGTCGTCAAGTGCTGCCAAGGCCATCTGTGCAACATGAACGTCACGCTGCAAGCTCCGGGGAAAG AGGGAGTGAAGCCCCTGGCCAAAGAGAAGCACGAGTGCGTGTGCGAGGGCAGCTCGTGCGCCACGGGGAACCGCTGCATGGGCAGCCAGTGTTTCTCCTCCCTGACCGTCAACGGCGGCTCTCTGATGTACCAGAAAGGTTGCTTTAATGTCTATGAGCAGAGCACCATGACCTGCAAGACGCCGCCTTCCAGAGACCAGATTGTGGAATGCTGCTTCGGCCACCTGTGCAACCTCAACAGCACCGTCCAGCTTCCCGTCAAAG CCGACGAGCTCTCCAACTACAGCGTGACCATGctagccgttgtcatcgtggcgCCCATCCTGGTTCTGATCATCCTGTCGGCCATCGCCATCCTGGTGTTCCGACGCATCTACCACAACCAGATGGAGAGATTGACATCACGGGATGCCGAATACGGAACCATCGACGGTCTCATTGCGTCCAACGTGGGGGAGAGCACGCTGGCG GATCTTCTGGATCACTCATGCACTTCGGGAAGCGGCTCCGGCCTTCCGTTCCTGGTTCAGAGGACGGTGGCTCGACAAATCACTCTCAACGAGTGTGTGG GCAAGGGCCGTTACGGCGAAGTGTGGCGAGGCTATTGGCAAGGAGAGAGTGTTGCTGTGAAGATCTTCTCGTCCCGAGACGAGAAGTCCTGGTTCAGAGAAACCGAGATCTATAACACGGTGCTGCTGAGACACGAAAACATCCTTG GCTTCATCGCCTCCGACATGACGTCCCGCAACTCCAGCACGCAGCTTTGGCTCATCACCCACTACCACGAGATGGGCTCCCTGTATGACTACCTGCAGCTGAGCACGCTGGATGCGTGCGGCTGCCTGCGCATGGCGCTCTCCATCGCCAGCGGCCTGGCCCATCTGCACGTGGAGATCTTCGGCACCCAGGGCAAGCCGGCCATCGCCCACCGGGACCTCAAGAGCAAGAACATCCTGGTGAAAATAAACGGCCAGTGTTGCATCGCCGACCTCG GTTTGGCCGTCATGCATTTCCAAGACACAAACGAGCTGGATGTGGGCAACAATCCCAAAGTAGGTACCAAGCGCTACATGGCTCCCGAGGTGCTGGACGACTCCATCCAGATGGACTGCTTTGAGTCCTACAAGAGGGTGGACATCTGGGCCTTAGGCCTCGTTCTGTGGGAGATCGCCAGGAGGACGGTCAGCAATG GCATCGTTGAGGACTACAAGCCTCCTTTCCACGACGTGGTTCCAAGCGATCCCAGTTTTGAGGATATGAAGAAAGTGGTCTGTGTGGACCAGCAGAGGCCCAACATACCCAACAGATGGTTCTCGGACCCG acTTTAATCTCAATGGCAAAGCTGATGAAGGAGTGCTGGTACCAGAACCCGTCGGCCCGACTGACGGCGCTACGCATCAAAAAGACTTTGACAAAGATCAACAGCTCCTttgacaaaatgaaaatagacatttAA
- the LOC125973563 gene encoding activin receptor type-1C isoform X3, whose amino-acid sequence MTRPAEQILHTVWILLCVAQLTAGLKCVCQLCDSQVCETSGDGACWNSVMLVDGREETLKSCLSPSQMRGQVFCYSSPNVSKRNCCFSDFCNNETLRLQPERPLESGDSSRLQLVAVIVVPSCLLCIGVALGALLVQRQHCVYSRARKHEPEEALDEHMLMSPDKCLKDLIYDMSTSGSGSGLPLLVQRTIARTIVLQESIGKGRFGEVWRGKWRGEDVAVKIFSSRDERSWFREAEIYQTVMLRHDNILGFIAADNKDNGSWTQLWLVSEYHEHGSLFDYLNWYTVSVESMVVIALSVAGGLAHLHMEIVGTQGKPAIAHRDLKSKNVLVKKNGTAVIADLGLAVKHDSGTNSIDIPTNHRVGTKRYMSPEILDESINMSNFESFKRADIYALGLVFWELARRCSVRGLHEDFQLPYYDLVPSDPSVDDMRKVVCEQKLRPNIPNQWQSCEALRVIGKLMRECWYANPAARLTALRVKKTAAQLSTIRDVKE is encoded by the exons ATGACTCGACCCGCCGAGCAGATCCTTCACACGGTGTGGATTTTGCTGTGTGTGGCGCAGCTGACTGCag GTCTCAAATGCGTGTGCCAGCTGTGCGACAGCCAAGTATGCGAGACGTCGGGCGACGGCGCCTGCTGGAACTCGGTGATGCTGGTGGACGGCCGAGAGGAGACCCTCAAATCGTGTCTGTCgccgtcccagatgagaggtcaGGTCTTCTGCTATAGCTCCCCCAACGTCTCCAAGAGGAACTGCTGCTTCAGCGACTTCTGTAATAACGAGACGTTGCGCTTACAGCCCG AGAGGCCTTTGGAAAGCGGCGACAGCAGCCGGCTGCAGTTGGTCGCTGTGATCGTGGTGCCCTCTTGCCTGCTGTGCATTGGCGTCGCGCTGGGAGCGTTGCTGGTGCAGCGCCAGCACTGCGTCTACAGCCGGGCGCGCAAACACGAGCCggaggaagcccttgatgaacacaTGCTCATGTCTCCCGACAAATGTCTCAAAGACCTCATCTACGACATGAGCACCTCCGGCTCGGGATCAG GGCTTCCGCTGCTGGTGCAGCGAACAATAGCCCGGACCATCGTTCTTCAGGAGAGCATCGGGAAAGGCCGCTTCGGTGAGGTTTGGAGAGGAAAGTGGCGAGGGGAAGACGTGGCTGTCAAGATCTTCTCCTCAAGGGACGAGAGGTCCTGGTTCCGCGAGGCCGAGATTTATCAGACAGTCATGCTCAGACATGACAACATCCTGGGCTTCATTGCGGCTGACAACAAAG ATAACGGCTCGTGGACACAACTGTGGTTGGTGTCGGAGTACCACGAGCACGGCTCGTTGTTCGATTACCTCAACTGGTACACCGTGTCGGTGGAGAGCATGGTAGTCATCGCTCTGTCTGTAGCTGGCGGTCTGGCTCATCTCCACATGGAGATCGTTGGCACACAGG GGAAGCCAGCCATCGCGCACAGAGACCTGAAGTCGAAAAACGTCTTGGTGAAGAAGAACGGCACGGCGGTCATCGCCGATTTGGGCTTGGCCGTAAAACACGACTCTGGCACCAACAGCATAGATATCCCCACCAACCATCGAGTTGGAACCAAGAG GTACATGTCTCCTGAAATCTTGGACGAGAGCATCAATATGAGCAACTTTGAGTCGTTCAAGCGGGCTGATATCTACGCGTTGGGTCTTGTGTTTTGGGAACTGGCCAGGAGATGTTCAGTCAGAG GACTTCACGAGGATTTCCAGCTGCCTTACTATGACCTGGTGCCTTCAGATCCGTCTGTGGACGACATGAGGAAGGTGGTGTGCGAGCAAAAACTGCGACCAAACATTCCAAATCAGTGGCAGAGTTGTGAG GCTCTGCGCGTGATAGGCAAGCTAATGAGGGAGTGCTGGTACGCCAACCCCGCCGCCCGCCTCACCGCCCTGCGCGTCAAGAAGACCGCCGCCCAGCTGTCGACCATCAGAGACGTCAAAGAGTAG
- the LOC125973563 gene encoding activin receptor type-1C isoform X2, translated as MRLGLKCVCQLCDSQVCETSGDGACWNSVMLVDGREETLKSCLSPSQMRGQVFCYSSPNVSKRNCCFSDFCNNETLRLQPERPLESGDSSRLQLVAVIVVPSCLLCIGVALGALLVQRQHCVYSRARKHEPEEALDEHMLMSPDKCLKDLIYDMSTSGSGSGLPLLVQRTIARTIVLQESIGKGRFGEVWRGKWRGEDVAVKIFSSRDERSWFREAEIYQTVMLRHDNILGFIAADNKDNGSWTQLWLVSEYHEHGSLFDYLNWYTVSVESMVVIALSVAGGLAHLHMEIVGTQGKPAIAHRDLKSKNVLVKKNGTAVIADLGLAVKHDSGTNSIDIPTNHRVGTKRYMSPEILDESINMSNFESFKRADIYALGLVFWELARRCSVRGAVISAIVTFNFSLSSINGKYFHAGLHEDFQLPYYDLVPSDPSVDDMRKVVCEQKLRPNIPNQWQSCEALRVIGKLMRECWYANPAARLTALRVKKTAAQLSTIRDVKE; from the exons ATGAGATTAG GTCTCAAATGCGTGTGCCAGCTGTGCGACAGCCAAGTATGCGAGACGTCGGGCGACGGCGCCTGCTGGAACTCGGTGATGCTGGTGGACGGCCGAGAGGAGACCCTCAAATCGTGTCTGTCgccgtcccagatgagaggtcaGGTCTTCTGCTATAGCTCCCCCAACGTCTCCAAGAGGAACTGCTGCTTCAGCGACTTCTGTAATAACGAGACGTTGCGCTTACAGCCCG AGAGGCCTTTGGAAAGCGGCGACAGCAGCCGGCTGCAGTTGGTCGCTGTGATCGTGGTGCCCTCTTGCCTGCTGTGCATTGGCGTCGCGCTGGGAGCGTTGCTGGTGCAGCGCCAGCACTGCGTCTACAGCCGGGCGCGCAAACACGAGCCggaggaagcccttgatgaacacaTGCTCATGTCTCCCGACAAATGTCTCAAAGACCTCATCTACGACATGAGCACCTCCGGCTCGGGATCAG GGCTTCCGCTGCTGGTGCAGCGAACAATAGCCCGGACCATCGTTCTTCAGGAGAGCATCGGGAAAGGCCGCTTCGGTGAGGTTTGGAGAGGAAAGTGGCGAGGGGAAGACGTGGCTGTCAAGATCTTCTCCTCAAGGGACGAGAGGTCCTGGTTCCGCGAGGCCGAGATTTATCAGACAGTCATGCTCAGACATGACAACATCCTGGGCTTCATTGCGGCTGACAACAAAG ATAACGGCTCGTGGACACAACTGTGGTTGGTGTCGGAGTACCACGAGCACGGCTCGTTGTTCGATTACCTCAACTGGTACACCGTGTCGGTGGAGAGCATGGTAGTCATCGCTCTGTCTGTAGCTGGCGGTCTGGCTCATCTCCACATGGAGATCGTTGGCACACAGG GGAAGCCAGCCATCGCGCACAGAGACCTGAAGTCGAAAAACGTCTTGGTGAAGAAGAACGGCACGGCGGTCATCGCCGATTTGGGCTTGGCCGTAAAACACGACTCTGGCACCAACAGCATAGATATCCCCACCAACCATCGAGTTGGAACCAAGAG GTACATGTCTCCTGAAATCTTGGACGAGAGCATCAATATGAGCAACTTTGAGTCGTTCAAGCGGGCTGATATCTACGCGTTGGGTCTTGTGTTTTGGGAACTGGCCAGGAGATGTTCAGTCAGAGGTGCCGTGATTTCTGCCATTGTCACATTCAACTTTTCCTTGTCAAGCATCAATGGAAAATATTTTCACGCAGGACTTCACGAGGATTTCCAGCTGCCTTACTATGACCTGGTGCCTTCAGATCCGTCTGTGGACGACATGAGGAAGGTGGTGTGCGAGCAAAAACTGCGACCAAACATTCCAAATCAGTGGCAGAGTTGTGAG GCTCTGCGCGTGATAGGCAAGCTAATGAGGGAGTGCTGGTACGCCAACCCCGCCGCCCGCCTCACCGCCCTGCGCGTCAAGAAGACCGCCGCCCAGCTGTCGACCATCAGAGACGTCAAAGAGTAG
- the LOC125973553 gene encoding activin receptor type-1 isoform X1 yields MTAGHMFLLIVILLVPPCTSLEAEGDIRRSQCLCDRSSCGGGDHCFGLRCFTSVSLLNGTQEFRKGCIVGSEEGKCSTPPTPELLVECCYGDLCNMNLSLQQHVKDAEASAGRPALREQECICEGAACQPHRRCAGQHCFSSLTVEDGGATIQQKGCLRDDDVGRATCAEPPSPARVVKCCQGHLCNMNVTLQAPGKEGVKPLAKEKHECVCEGSSCATGNRCMGSQCFSSLTVNGGSLMYQKGCFNVYEQSTMTCKTPPSRDQIVECCFGHLCNLNSTVQLPVKADELSNYSVTMLAVVIVAPILVLIILSAIAILVFRRIYHNQMERLTSRDAEYGTIDGLIASNVGESTLADLLDHSCTSGSGSGLPFLVQRTVARQITLNECVGKGRYGEVWRGYWQGESVAVKIFSSRDEKSWFRETEIYNTVLLRHENILGFIASDMTSRNSSTQLWLITHYHEMGSLYDYLQLSTLDACGCLRMALSIASGLAHLHVEIFGTQGKPAIAHRDLKSKNILVKINGQCCIADLGLAVMHFQDTNELDVGNNPKVGTKRYMAPEVLDDSIQMDCFESYKRVDIWALGLVLWEIARRTVSNGASSRCPARTTRCFICERLTRALPIGIVEDYKPPFHDVVPSDPSFEDMKKVVCVDQQRPNIPNRWFSDPTLISMAKLMKECWYQNPSARLTALRIKKTLTKINSSFDKMKIDI; encoded by the exons ATGACAGCCGGCCACATGTTTCTTTTGATTGTGATCCTTTTGGTCCCTCCCTGcacaagcttggaag CTGAAGGCGACATCAGGCGCTCGCAGTGCTTGTGCGACAGGTCGTCCTGCGGCGGAGGCGACCACTGTTTTGGCCTGCGGTGCTTCACCTCGGTGTCCTTGCTCAACGGGACTCAGGAGTTTCGGAAGGGATGCATTGTGGGTAGTGAAGAAGGAAAGTGCTCTACGCCGCCGACTCCCGAGTTGCTGGTGGAGTGCTGCTACGGAGATCTGTGCAACATGAACCTGTCTCTGCAGCAGCATGTTAAAG ACGCGGAAGCGTCCGCCGGCAGACCGGCCCTCCGGGAGCAGGAGTGCATATGCGAGGGCGCCGCCTGCCAGCCCcatcggcgctgcgccggccaaCATTGTTTCTCCTCGCTCACGGTGGAGGATGGCGGCGCCACCATCCAACAGAAGGGCTGCCTGAGGGACGACGACGTGGGCCGGGCCACCTGCGCCGAGCCGCCCTCGCCGGCCCGCGTCGTCAAGTGCTGCCAAGGCCATCTGTGCAACATGAACGTCACGCTGCAAGCTCCGGGGAAAG AGGGAGTGAAGCCCCTGGCCAAAGAGAAGCACGAGTGCGTGTGCGAGGGCAGCTCGTGCGCCACGGGGAACCGCTGCATGGGCAGCCAGTGTTTCTCCTCCCTGACCGTCAACGGCGGCTCTCTGATGTACCAGAAAGGTTGCTTTAATGTCTATGAGCAGAGCACCATGACCTGCAAGACGCCGCCTTCCAGAGACCAGATTGTGGAATGCTGCTTCGGCCACCTGTGCAACCTCAACAGCACCGTCCAGCTTCCCGTCAAAG CCGACGAGCTCTCCAACTACAGCGTGACCATGctagccgttgtcatcgtggcgCCCATCCTGGTTCTGATCATCCTGTCGGCCATCGCCATCCTGGTGTTCCGACGCATCTACCACAACCAGATGGAGAGATTGACATCACGGGATGCCGAATACGGAACCATCGACGGTCTCATTGCGTCCAACGTGGGGGAGAGCACGCTGGCG GATCTTCTGGATCACTCATGCACTTCGGGAAGCGGCTCCGGCCTTCCGTTCCTGGTTCAGAGGACGGTGGCTCGACAAATCACTCTCAACGAGTGTGTGG GCAAGGGCCGTTACGGCGAAGTGTGGCGAGGCTATTGGCAAGGAGAGAGTGTTGCTGTGAAGATCTTCTCGTCCCGAGACGAGAAGTCCTGGTTCAGAGAAACCGAGATCTATAACACGGTGCTGCTGAGACACGAAAACATCCTTG GCTTCATCGCCTCCGACATGACGTCCCGCAACTCCAGCACGCAGCTTTGGCTCATCACCCACTACCACGAGATGGGCTCCCTGTATGACTACCTGCAGCTGAGCACGCTGGATGCGTGCGGCTGCCTGCGCATGGCGCTCTCCATCGCCAGCGGCCTGGCCCATCTGCACGTGGAGATCTTCGGCACCCAGGGCAAGCCGGCCATCGCCCACCGGGACCTCAAGAGCAAGAACATCCTGGTGAAAATAAACGGCCAGTGTTGCATCGCCGACCTCG GTTTGGCCGTCATGCATTTCCAAGACACAAACGAGCTGGATGTGGGCAACAATCCCAAAGTAGGTACCAAGCGCTACATGGCTCCCGAGGTGCTGGACGACTCCATCCAGATGGACTGCTTTGAGTCCTACAAGAGGGTGGACATCTGGGCCTTAGGCCTCGTTCTGTGGGAGATCGCCAGGAGGACGGTCAGCAATGGTGCGTCTTCTCGGTGTCCAGCAAGAACCACACGTTGCTTCATTTGTGAGCGTCTCACACGTGCTCTTCCCATAGGCATCGTTGAGGACTACAAGCCTCCTTTCCACGACGTGGTTCCAAGCGATCCCAGTTTTGAGGATATGAAGAAAGTGGTCTGTGTGGACCAGCAGAGGCCCAACATACCCAACAGATGGTTCTCGGACCCG acTTTAATCTCAATGGCAAAGCTGATGAAGGAGTGCTGGTACCAGAACCCGTCGGCCCGACTGACGGCGCTACGCATCAAAAAGACTTTGACAAAGATCAACAGCTCCTttgacaaaatgaaaatagacatttAA